The sequence ATGTTGTCTTGAAATGCTCCTAAACACCAGTTGAGCTGGAACCTGAGTTTTCCTCAATACGCTATTATCAATTCGAAGAAGGGCCTCAAGCTGTTTCTCTTGCATTTGCTGGAGATTTTTGTTCTCTTTTTCCGCTTGCTGCTTCCGCGCAGCTGCATGCTCAACAGCAATCCTACTATCCTCGGGAGATAAGTGCAACAGAGTCACGATGTCCGACCACTGGTACACGCGGTTCAGGTTGTCGATAATCTCAGTTTGCAAGATAGGACTGAGATCGCGCCACTGGACGTTCTGTAATTGAAGTGGATCGATTCCATAGTCCTTTCCACTATGATTTTCCTCGTCATTTTCCTGGGTAAGGCTCTCTTCGTCGTCTTCGTTGCTTGTCTCGACGTCGCACATGTCGGGAATGTCACTCTCCTCGGGCTCGGTCGTGTCTTCGTGATCTGCATCCATATCAACATCCACGCCTCCACACTCCCCTTCCGCATTATCCAATCCTCCTTGCATAGCATCCGTGATCTGAAGAACATGATCACTAAGAGGAGTCGTCATACGCATATCTCTCACCCGACCTTTCCTTTTATTCTTCGTGTTGATCTCTCtcgcttttcttttctttactCTTCCCAGAACGGGTTCACCCAACGTCGGAAACGCGGCAGGTAGATTGTTCGGGTTATACTTCACATATGGAGGTGGAAACGCTGGCCTGGCGCAGCGCGGCATGATACGATTACGTGACGCTGGGACCCTCTCACATTTTGGTTTGGGTGCTGGAGTAGACCCGGAGCGCACAGGCGTGTCAAAGTCCTCTTCGTCGAAGCGACGGGGCGCACGGAGGCTCCAGCGCTCTCGTAAATTCATTGTTCACCACCCGTTTCCTGTCATTGACTTGAAGAGAGGCTTTAGCTATGTCTGGTACGTCTGGCTGTAGGTGTACAGCTAGCTAGCAGGGACTAGTTCGTTGTCCAAAGAAATAACGTGAATAAAAAATCAGCGAATTGCTTGGCCTCAGCAGAGACAGATGTGCCTGGAAGTGTTGGATCAAAAAAGATGGATAGTCCAAGTATTGGTGTCCGTTGGCATATCAAGAAAATGTCAAGATTTCAAAAATGAGCGGAAGAAATACTCCCAAAGCTGAAAGAGAGTGAATGAAGCTTAAATGGTTCCAAGCTGGAGATGAACGGTAAGGATAAGTGATGATGACTGTTGCTTATAAAAATATAGTGAAGGATTCTGCTTTCTGCTCTCTTCACCTCATTTAAGACTGGAAATAGCCAAGCTGAACAGGTGACTGAACGACTAATCGCTGACCCGCCAATGTTGACGTGTTGGAGAGTTGTCGCTGCGGTCACCAGGTTGCGCACGCTGCAGCCTTTTCAGAGGAAGATTCCAGCTGTGGATGGACCGTGGAGTGAAGACAAAGGTAGACTTCAGCCTGGGTGGAGGTTGCAGCAAGGCCTTCCTGTGAAGAAAAAGCTTCTTTGTAAAAGGAAACAGCCATCCAAAGGACCAGGAGAACATATACAGAAAGGAGCATCTCAGTTCATCAAACAAGTAAAAACTAATACATACTGGATAATACAAACATAGAAAGGCAAAGAAACGAGAGGAAAGAGAAGGCAAAGAGGCGCATTCCGCCCAAGAGGCGCTCGTCATACTCCGAACGTCGTTAGAATTACTCCTATCCTGTCATCCATTTTGCCTCCTCGGCTGCTTGAAGAACTGTTCATCTGGACTGTGCCCTTGACTAGCACCCTCCGATAAATAGGAAACTGGTGGTTCTCTAGTTTGGTAGTAACCCATTGCTGTGGGTATTTTCCACGTTCCGGCGTTTTGCGGGATGCTCATCGTCAACCATATCCATGTCATGATCGTTTCCAGGATCTTGCACTGCTTCGCTTTCATGGATCGAAGAATGGCCACGTTTAAACCCATTCGTACCATATATACCACTTGAGGGTGGCAGTCGCGAGACTTTGGAAACGTCTCTCTGTGCCTGCAAAATGCTTTCGAACGACCAAAGCACTTCTCGAACAGGATAATCGATATTGACGCAGAGTCGCCGTGCTTGAACTTGTCCCAAGGCCGCATACAAGCGAAGGTTGTACATCACCATTAGGTATGCAGCAATCAAGGTAGCTGATCGTTCGTTGCCAGTCTCACAGAAGACTAGGACCTTCTTTTCTGCCGGGCCAGGTGGGCTGGAATGCTCTGGACAGCAACAAATATGGTTATTAATGCGGCGAATGGCGTCAGGAAACATTTTGATAAGCTCGTTGTAGTCCTCCACATTGATACGGTCGGACTCTATTCCTGCTGCCATCGCGGTCTTGTCCGCGTTGACAATAACGTCGTGGGAAATGTGTCTACTGCGGATCGCATAAACAAGAGTGATCCCCTCCCGCTTTAAGAATTCAATATTCCGGGCCATGGAAGTAGGACCAAGGTATAGAAAGGGAAGCACCCGTTGGGCCTGTCTACGCAGTGAATATTCCCAATGGAACCCGGGGCATGGGCTTGTGAAGGTATCTTTGCCAAGCGATTGAAAGAACTGGGTGCATGTGTAGAGACCGGGAGGATAGTCGTGCGATTCTGGCGGCTCGAGAGGGCGAAGATTAACCAAATCCAGCCAATGTGTATTGCAATCTGGTCCATGCATGCCGTATCCCATGCAAAGATATCGATCTGAGGAGGATGGGGTGATGCGAGTGCTGTCGATCCCCATTTGTAAAGCTGAACGACAAATGGATTGAGGCAGgttgtaaaaaaaaaaaaaagaaaaaaaaaggaaaaggtcAAACAAAGACAGCAGTCCACAGAAGACAAAGAGACAAAAGCTGCTTTATGGCCAGGTCTGCTCAAGGAAGAGCATATCAATGAATCAAGAGCGTCACTGGCGCGCTTCTCAGCTGGAAACTTCACACCCCTGAGAGCTTCCGCCGTTGAAAGTAGGAGCAAAGCGTTAAATCGCCTGCGAGGTCTCGAGAGCACATGTGTATTGATGTACAGGGtaaaaggaaaaggagaatGGCGGCGACAAGGGACTTCTCAGCTCTTTTGGCTAGTCGTGAAACTTGCCTGCCGCCGTTGTTTTCTCTTGTGGTTTGCTGCAGGCGCCATTCGTGTCAACCGCCGGCGCCGCTGCCCCCTGAAAGATAGGTCACGTGATTAAACCGGCTCCCCCTGACTGGCAGCAAGCTCAGCGTCTGCGCGGAAGAACAGGGTTAGAAGGCCGGATAAGCACGAGCCTGGATTCGAGAGCCTTTCTGCGCCGTTCTTATGCAGGTCACCAAAGGCACCCTTCCAGAACAACTATAACTCTAGAGTTATTTATAGCCATTCAGCCTCGTCGCGCTCGTATCGCCCAGTTCGTGGTTTACCAGGAGGCTAGCCTTTGACTGCCAGGCTCTGACCGCGATAAGTAGTTATATTCCTGGTCGCCAATATCAGGCATTGCCCTACAGGGCTGGGGGTGTGTTACTTTCCCCAGAGTTACCGCGTTAACTCCATGCAGGCTAGGGTACGCTAAACTGCGCCGATGGAGCTTACTCCCGAGTGCCGGGGATCTCTCTAACCAGCCGAATGAAAGCCTTGCTGGAGGCTCACAAAGATAATTAAACCTTAAATTTAGGCATCTTAGCCTTGAACCATGGTTGCCTTGCTCAAGGGCCTCAAGCCACGCTCACATTCCAGAAGCTTGAACAATATTAATTGCTATTTAACTGAGAATTTAAGAGGTTTCACAGTTGCGGTGGCCTCCGCAGCAAAGCGATCGCTTCTGCATGAACTTGTGATCAGCTGACCTTGGCCTGGTACGGGTAACGCGTTACTAACTATTGGCTGCCTAACAGCATTCCATCAGAATCCGAAAAGGATGAGGCCTTCTTTTCCCTAAAGATGACGATATATTCGCCTAGACACCTGCAACCCTGACGGGTTTGGACAACAATATAGGAGGCACATGAACCACAATAAATTAAAAGCGCATAATCACTGTCATAAAAGCCTATCAAACCAGGGGGTATAATGCCAGAAAACCTTGCGCGCCAACCAGACCCAACCCATAAAGACATATGGACATGAATTTGAACAAATAGCAACTCCTAGTTGATGTTCCAATCTTGTCGTAAGAGATACCCAAATTAAATCAATTTATCCGACCCCTAACCGTATGCCATGCACCAATATTATGccaaaaggaaagaaaaggaaagaagagaaaagggaAGAGAGACAACAGAAAATTAACTCCTATTCAATCACGCTTAATCGTCTGGCGTAACTCCTTCACAACTCTCTCGAGTTCGTCAAGTCGGGAATCTTTCTGTTGTATTTCGGATCTCAGGCGCACCACTTCATCGCGCAACGCCTGAATATTAGACCCGCTGTCTTCCGAGCCGTGTTCGGATTCGCTCGATGTTCGCTTCCTCTTCATGGCTGAGTGAATCGGGAGCGCGGAAAGGCGCCCATTTTCCAGCGATTTTGCTGAGTTAGGAGGGCTTGTTGGCGTAGGAGGCACGGTAAGGTCTTGAGACCCCCGATGTAGCCGTCGGAGATGTTCGTTCAAGTTTTCTTGTCGTGTAAATCCCTTCCCGGAACTGCGATTGCAGTCGGCGAAGGGACACATGAGCCGCTTCTGCGGCGTGTGCATTCCATGCACTTCCCGCTGATGGCGCAACAATCCACCGGAATACGTAAATCCAGGCAATTTTGCGCAGTCCGGATTAGAGCATTTATATGGTCTGTCGTGTTTGTCCATGTGCTTGCTACAAACAAGATATAATGTTAGCATCGGTGTAACACAGATGAAGATCATCAAAGGAACTGGCTGGGGTGGTGGAACATGTATTACTTACTTCCATTCGCATGGCCTCCGAAATACGGGGGCATTCTCGCGGCATTCTGGATGATCGCAGTATATCTGACCGCCTGCGTTTCGGGGGGGATCGCGCGCTCGTTTCACGGCCAGTCTGGGCCGGGTTAAACTTCCGGTTAGGCCGTTGCTGGAGATCGATTGTGCCATACCGGCTTGTTCGATGAGTGCAACAACTGCTATCGGGCCTGAAGCTCCGACGCGCGGACTCGAGCAGTCAGATTCTCCACTTATATCTGACATGAGTGCAGTCACAGCAGCCGCCTTGCCTTGGGAGCCACAAGCTGATGAAATATCGGAGTGATACATATCAAAACTCTAGATTCGATCAAGGGTATCTTCACACGTATTTATAGTTTTCTTAAGTTGAGTTGATGAGGCTCATCTGTGGGGACAGAGCCGATGGGCGAATAGCATTGTAAGACAGGCGGTTGACTGGCAGCGGAAGAAGAATCATCTCAAAGCTTATGAGCAGGCGCAGTCTCCACCGGGCTTCGCTAGCGCTGATGACTGCGCTTCCCGCACGATGActggggaaaaaaggaaattgTTTTCTAAGCCGCGACGTATTAGCTGCGTTGCCTAGCCGCAGTTGGACTCCGAACAGGGGCGCTCGACAAGGAGTCATAACTCTCCTTTCAAGCAAGAGTAGCGGCAGATGCACGAGAATGAAAGGCGGCTGACTCACCTATCAGCTGGTGATTGAATGGCCGAGGGATGTAAAACACGGAAAAGCGCGGGGCGGAGTGATGACAAGGGCAAAGATATATCTGAGGGCCAGCGCGAAATATGTCGACAAGACCCGCGACCCCTCGAAAAGTCGCGAGCAGCCGAAGCGGATTTCAAATCAAGATTTTTGATGCCTGGCCTCCTCAGCGGCCGCCCGTCGCTCTGCCGTGATAGGTGGAGATGCCGCCTCAAGGTTCAGTCTGGCGGCGGGATGACATAATACACTCGGCAAGTCAAATCTCCGACGTCAGGGGCTCGATCTGATCGACTTGCTTATGTAACAGGCCACACAAAACTCCTCAAATACAAGCCAACGACTTGCCTTGTTCCCGTGGCGGAAGGGAAAACGAGGGATTGTTCACGATTTAAACCCAGCGGCCTGACGGTGGGCCTGATGGCAGCAGGAGTGGAACAGATGACAATTTTATGGGGATGCCTGTTCAGTACTTATAAATATTGATTTGGCTCAGCTGGGCTCTCTCCTTGCTGGAGAGCGTGCACAGCATTTTCTTGGATGATTCATTTCATTCCACATACGATATTTGTTGTCACCTCATCCTGTTGACAATTGGCAGCCTGCTCTCCGGAAACTGGCAAGCACCCTGTCACGTTAACCACCAGCAGGCGATTGCTGACAAAAAATTACGTGCTCATTGACATATACTTGGGCATGACAGTCGTCAGGTCTCACGGCTTGCTTCAGGAAAGGGAGACATAAATCTAAGTTTCAGTGGAGTATAATAACGGACACGTTGATATAAATACACCCAGTCCGCGACACCTCCAGTTGTGAAATGCACCGGCCAACGTCGAATATCTCGAAGCCACGTCGTGCCTGGTTTCCTCGATATTCATTGGCCAACAACCGAACCGTCGACACCAACCCTTCTGCCCAAGTCGCTGGGCCAAATAACCCTCAGCCTCGCGTGTAAATCAAATGTAACCGCCTCTATATAGTCTGCTCATCCCCTCATTTGCAAGCCATCACGCATCCGGAAGTGTAAGTGGTCATCAGACCTTCGCTCCTCAGGATCACTCTCCCTGGCCTGGCACCAATCCACAAATGCGAGGCGGAGAGTCAATAGTAGTTGTACATTGAAGGCTGCCAACTCACGCACTGTAACGATAATGGGACCACGGATATAGAAGCTAATTCCTGTGACCTGCACGTTAAGCAGAAGCGAGTAAACACGTATCTCGGCTGTCGAAAATCTGCAGATTCCTTGTACTTCGCGCTATTCCAAGGCAGTCGGCTTGGTTAACGTGGGGCAATGGCCAGGTGTCACGCATGAAGGTTTCTCAGAATTTTCCGGGGATGCGTTTCATTATGAGTGAACCCGAAcgattgaaaaaaaaaaaaaaaaaaaaaaaaagaagaaaagcagaAACGCAAATAAAATAAATGGGTATCTTTCGTGGTGGGATCGCTACTATTATCTCCATTACACAGCAGCCATCGCCCCGGTCGCCATCAGAGCGAGCACCAAAACTGCGTGTTGGAGATTCAACGTGTTTCCCACGTTAGTAACCTGTCTGTCCGATCTAAAATTCGATCCGGACCCGCCAAAGTTGTTGCTTGTAGGTCTCGGCAACGGGTTCTCCTGATCAGAGGTAGAAGAAGGACCGTCCCCTCCAGTCTCCGGAGATTCGGGACGGTCCGAAGATTTGGGAGACTTTGGAGACTTGGGAGATCTAGGAGGATCGGGAGACGAAGGAAACTCAGGAATGATGGGGCGCGGTCTTCCGTGAGGCCCAGGAAACCGAGGCGGCGGTGGTGGAGTAGCGGGTTTGGGTATGCGGGGCACGGGGATGATGCCACGTGCTTGTTTTGGCGGTGAACACGGTGCCGAGTTATCTACCTGGTTTTCTGGGGTGATAGCTATGGTTGTTGATGTAGTTGCTGCTCTGCCATCGTGATCCCCCTGGAACATATCGAGTCTATGTTTGTGTTAATGTGAGAGTTGGTAAAGCTCCGTATTGATCTGAATTATGGTCGCGAACACGGACAAAAACAAAATCGGGAACCATACCGATTGGGCCGTCGAGCCATCCGACCGAAGCTGCTCCGGCCGCGAGATCGAATTTCTGGTCTTCGACGAGAGTCCCCGAAGATAAGGCCATCGCCATCCTCAGCTGCAAGGGTACATACAGCGAAGAGCGAAGATAAAATGAAAAGACGGAGAAGAAACCGTGCCGCTGCCATCTTGAAAATGGAATGTTGCTCCAACTGCAACAGTTTTGCGACAAATGCAGCTCCGTCTCGAGGCCAGATGTGCTCTTAAGAATGCAATGGCCAAAGCTGAACGGTAGCTTAAAGCGCTCCGTCGAACTGGAACACTATTCCATCCATGAAGGAGGCAGGACCTGTTCGCTGCGGGAATCGCAACAGGGTCCCGTTCGGATCATTGGTTAGATTAGATTCACTGTTGGTGCACAATGATGCAAAACGTTGGCTCAGCCCTGCCATGGTTGGTGGGCTCCCCCGGACGGTCCCGCTGGCCGTCCCATGGGCCGTCCGTTCGCCCATGCCGTGCCGTCATGCTGCCGGGAGTTTTACATACGTAGTACCAATATGACGGCGCGGGAAGTTCGACGGAGGCTATGCTGTCACGTGGTGTCCCCGGACGCTGTCAAGCGCCCTTTTTGGTCAACCGTGGACAACCGCGGAGGCTCTCAAAATCTATTTCCGTCGACAGGCATCCCGAACGCCCATAATCACGCGCAACGGAATGCGCGGTATGCCCTTAACCTTGCAAATCAGGGATGATATCGAGAAATGCCCGGTGGCTGTCACCAATCTAGGAGCGTGTCTTTGACCGGAATAGGGCCGGCATTTTCAACAATGTCCCAATACTTTGGTTTGCTGGGGTTCATCGTGGAGCCGCCCCTCAATGCAACATGAGACGATATCTCTCAATAAAGGATTTCTCAACCatccgtactccgtactgatGATCCATATTACCGACAGAATAGTTGAACAGAGCCCTGTACTTGCACAGCCCACCTCAAAATTTGGACCGTCTTCTGACGCGTCCTTTGCACTGTTTGGTGTTACAACCAATGGGGGATACCATGAGCCCATCGCCTCAGAAAACAATTGCCAGTTCGATACTACACCATCAAACAGCCTGAATGTAGCGAAAGCTGTGCACCAAGAGACATGAACATTAGATCCAATTGTTAAATAAGGGTAGTGATCAAAATTTTCCATATACTATAGGCTGAGGGGAGGGTATTGTGTTTTAATGGCTCTGTCACATAGCTTACAACTTTTCTCAGCTCATTAATCACGTTCAAGCATTGTTCAAAGGGAAGCGCGCATTCACAGCCAGCTGTGCCATCTGATCTTTTCCCTCTTTAGAATTTTCACCACGCCCAGTGGCAGAGTCTTATCCTCCGCCCCGGCCAGAGAGCCGTATTTGCTGATCATCCCCCGGTGGTACAATTCCACAATGTTCTTGGAGTACGACGACATCCTGTGCCAATCAATTGAAAGGCTCTTGATCGCCTCATTCTTCGACACCGCATTTTGCAATTCTGGCGTGAAAGCAGCGGGCACTTCCTCGGGTTGCTCCAGAAGGAGCTGGTAGGCGTTCTTTAGCAGGTAACTTGTGGATTCGCTGTGCCTCACAAACTCCTCCAAGGGCATGAACTCCGCGCTGGGGAGTGAGGGACGCACTGTCGACGAGTTGGAGCTCATGAGCGAGAAAGCCGCCTGGTTAGGACCCTGCTTTCCAAATTTCTCTTTGGCCATGGCATATTCTTTCTCCTCTGCGATAAACGCAGCATGGAGGATCCTCTCAGGAGTGGTTTTGATAGCTTCGCGCGTCGCAATCAGGGACACAAACGGGTTCATCAAAGCCAAGCCACCGTACTCTTCAGGGAAGTAAAAAAATCCATCCGGGAGGTTAGAAATATTAAACTTCTTCGAGATTGCAAGGCGAAGGTGGTTTGCAGCACTGCCGGGCGAAGAACCGTCACCATCCACAACAAACAACTCACTTTCTATACGTTTTAGAGTCGAAAGCACCATCTCAATATGTGGTCGCCCTAGACATAACGCCGGTTTGCCGAAGTTATTGCTGATGAATCTCGCCATGTAGGTATTCCATGCTTGAACCCAGCTGAAAATGCTCTTGCATGCACCAAGCTGGCGCCGAAGCTCCTGGATATGGGTATCTACTTGGCTTTGGTCGACCTCAAATCTTCCAGTCCTTTCGTCGAGCTTAAGAAAGCCCCAACGAATGTCTCCATTTGGAAGGGTAGCCGGGAGATCCGTAGAGATTGTCGAAGGACTTTGCTCAGGCTCGCCTTCTGTATCACCCGAAAACCGTCTTTTGCCACCATGAAGCCGAGCTGTTCCGCTTTTCTCGTCGTTAATCTCAAGGCCCATCACGGTGCAGAATTCGTTGACAGCTTTCCACGCTTTAGCGCAAGTCTGCTCTTGACCCCAAAACCAGAAATCGTCGTGCAGCCGATAAAGAAGCAACCCATCTGCGTGTTGGTTCACAGAAAAGTCAAGACAAAACAGTAATGTTTCTCCAAGCCAGTCACTTATGGTGTGGCTCAGCGGTGCCCCGTTCTTCCGTATCCTCACAGGACCACTATCACCATTCTGGACGAATCTCAGAGGAGCTTCAAGAAAACGTTTGAAGAAGTCAAGCCAGACCTGAGGAACGTGGAAGAACTTCAAGACGGATAGGAGCGTTGTATGAGGGAGTGACGGGCCAAACCATCGAAAATCGGACTGGACGATAGTGACATCACCGTATAGCGCCTTGTTAAGCCAGATCTCTGCCATAACAAGGTGAAGTAGCGAGTGTTTGAGGTCGATAAAGCTCTTTTTTTGATCATCTGCGTCGGCATCCTCATTATATACAGGTATGCTATCGGCATCTGCTGGTAACTGGCACATAAAATAATTTTCCATGAATGACTTTCTCCTCGCTCCCACAATATTATGCTCGTCCCGGGATGCCCC is a genomic window of Coccidioides posadasii str. Silveira chromosome 3, complete sequence containing:
- a CDS encoding uncharacterized protein (EggNog:ENOG410PPR6~COG:V~BUSCO:9616at33183) codes for the protein MGIDSTRITPSSSDRYLCMGYGMHGPDCNTHWLDLVNLRPLEPPESHDYPPGLYTCTQFFQSLGKDTFTSPCPGFHWEYSLRRQAQRVLPFLYLGPTSMARNIEFLKREGITLVYAIRSRHISHDVIVNADKTAMAAGIESDRINVEDYNELIKMFPDAIRRINNHICCCPEHSSPPGPAEKKVLVFCETGNERSATLIAAYLMVMYNLRLYAALGQVQARRLCVNIDYPVREVLWSFESILQAQRDVSKVSRLPPSSGIYGTNGFKRGHSSIHESEAVQDPGNDHDMDMVDDEHPAKRRNVENTHSNGLLPN
- a CDS encoding uncharacterized protein (EggNog:ENOG410PMUS~COG:K), with translation MSDISGESDCSSPRVGASGPIAVVALIEQAGMAQSISSNGLTGSLTRPRLAVKRARDPPRNAGGQIYCDHPECRENAPVFRRPCEWNKHMDKHDRPYKCSNPDCAKLPGFTYSGGLLRHQREVHGMHTPQKRLMCPFADCNRSSGKGFTRQENLNEHLRRLHRGSQDLTVPPTPTSPPNSAKSLENGRLSALPIHSAMKRKRTSSESEHGSEDSGSNIQALRDEVVRLRSEIQQKDSRLDELERVVKELRQTIKRD
- a CDS encoding uncharacterized protein (SECRETED:SignalP(1-23)), with amino-acid sequence MAAARFLLRLFILSSLFAVCTLAAEDGDGLIFGDSRRRPEIRSRGRSSFGRMARRPNRLDMFQGDHDGRAATTSTTIAITPENQVDNSAPCSPPKQARGIIPVPRIPKPATPPPPPRFPGPHGRPRPIIPEFPSSPDPPRSPKSPKSPKSSDRPESPETGGDGPSSTSDQENPLPRPTSNNFGGSGSNFRSDRQVTNVGNTLNLQHAVLVLALMATGAMAAV
- a CDS encoding uncharacterized protein (EggNog:ENOG410PK37~COG:S), whose product is MRFGFSSRTACGRGSIRGLWCTYSYSLQRQQFSFKRLIHNRTTAAADALPSTLKSITETKLNELSKQQALFESRKEAIYGEAAKQRTLDDRVRVLLEGVTRLQGFPDDGLDTTDKDDAVLRSDGQRLSARNVYRNIRRTLVQKRYDSSISDSRLEQSEEELRRQLDFISAKYEHALFFNRLVTEWLSSPRNPVPEVTSGNSNTSYESLERKEAHEQRVKWEALVFEPQQTDSAEIERYLTNLFKQSRLSEQALKDLRRQVKLSSKEFLAKDDHFTVQSLKWAIRGVISKDILAREKVAILREFLVNDAVAQEVADVLNVRMAQLDTWSWSCSPIPVEMRRHLNGKYRAYMDEDILDAIFLHYIGVKWSIKFKELFSVIFNSHAWKRQSTNIPKRDLERRKYFLYEQDGASRDEHNIVGARRKSFMENYFMCQLPADADSIPVYNEDADADDQKKSFIDLKHSLLHLVMAEIWLNKALYGDVTIVQSDFRWFGPSLPHTTLLSVLKFFHVPQVWLDFFKRFLEAPLRFVQNGDSGPVRIRKNGAPLSHTISDWLGETLLFCLDFSVNQHADGLLLYRLHDDFWFWGQEQTCAKAWKAVNEFCTVMGLEINDEKSGTARLHGGKRRFSGDTEGEPEQSPSTISTDLPATLPNGDIRWGFLKLDERTGRFEVDQSQVDTHIQELRRQLGACKSIFSWVQAWNTYMARFISNNFGKPALCLGRPHIEMVLSTLKRIESELFVVDGDGSSPGSAANHLRLAISKKFNISNLPDGFFYFPEEYGGLALMNPFVSLIATREAIKTTPERILHAAFIAEEKEYAMAKEKFGKQGPNQAAFSLMSSNSSTVRPSLPSAEFMPLEEFVRHSESTSYLLKNAYQLLLEQPEEVPAAFTPELQNAVSKNEAIKSLSIDWHRMSSYSKNIVELYHRGMISKYGSLAGAEDKTLPLGVVKILKREKIRWHSWL